The Lycium barbarum isolate Lr01 chromosome 9, ASM1917538v2, whole genome shotgun sequence genome has a segment encoding these proteins:
- the LOC132610671 gene encoding probable WRKY transcription factor 21, which yields MEEIEEANRVAVESCHRVINLVSEKPHHDQKQFGSNLVRETGEAVHKFKKVVTLLNSNLGHARVRKSKKIMTPNFPHSLLLEKNPSCKTDDQPKPLQLLPVLEIGSNVKSTLTLGNPSLELSSHSKNSNPLQLAQQQTHLSSYQFVQQQKLYQLQQQQMKQQQADMMYRRSGNSGISLNFDSSTCTPTMSSTRSFISSLSIDRSVTNLDGSNGFHFIGASSRSADQSSFQHKKRCSGRGEEGSVKCASSGRCHCSKKRKHRVKRSIKVPAISNKLADIPPDEYSWRKYGQKPIKGSPHPRGYYKCSSMRGCPARKHVERCLEEPSMLIVTYEGEHNHPRLPSQSANA from the exons ATGGAGGAGATTGAGGAAGCTAACAGGGTTGCAGTTGAGAGTTGTCATAGAGTTATTAATCTTGTATCTGAAAAACCCCATCATGATCAGAAACAATTTGGAAGTAATTTAGTGAGGGAAACTGGAGAGGCTGTTCATAAGTTCAAGAAAGTGGTTACACTCCTAAATTCCAATTTGGGTCATGCAAGAGTAAGAAAGTCCAAGAAAATTATGACCCCTAATTTCCCTCATAGCCTCCTTTTAGAGAAGAATCCAAGTTGCAAAACTGATGATCAGCCTAAACCCCTACAGTTACTTCCTGTTCTAGAAATTGGTTCTAATGTGAAGAGCACTCTTACTTTAGGTAACCCTTCACTGGAATTAAGCTCACATAGTAAAAACTCAAACCCTCTTCAGTTAGCCCAACAACAAACACATTTGTCAAGCTATCAATTTGTCCAACAACAGAAACTGTATCAACTTCAGCAACAACAAATGAAGCAGCAACAAGCAGATATGATGTACCGGCGTAGTGGCAATAGTGGGATTAGTCTAAATTTTGATAGCTCTACATGTACGCCAACCATGTCGTCTACTAGGTCGTTTATTTCCTCATTGAGTATCGACAGAAGTGTTACTAACTTGGATGGTAGTAATGGCTTTCATTTTATCGGGGCTTCTTCGCGTTCTGCGGATCAGAGCTCATTTCAACACAAGAAAAGGTGTTCGGGAAGGGGAGAGGAAGGAAGTGTAAAATGTGCAAGCAGTGGTAGATGTCACTGTTCGAAGAAGAG GAAGCACAGGGTAAAAAGATCAATCAAGGTTCCTGCTATAAGTAACAAGCTAGCTGATATTCCCCCGGATGAGTATTCTTGGCGAAAGTATGGACAGAAGCCGATCAAAGGTTCTCCGCACCCTAG GGGATACTATAAGTGTAGCAGCATGAGAGGCTGTCCTGCTAGGAAACATGTTGAGAGATGCTTGGAAGAACCGTCGATGCTTATTGTAACTTACGAAGGAGAACATAACCATCCTAGGTTGCCATCTCAATCGGCAAATGCATGA